The following nucleotide sequence is from Malania oleifera isolate guangnan ecotype guangnan chromosome 4, ASM2987363v1, whole genome shotgun sequence.
ccttgacatccatccaagagtaacctctttgcctgtagtgctgatagaacctgtggcCTTGAATGCACACAagatcccacaaattcatacccctgctccccaggaggtcggAACACCACCACCTTCTTACgatagtcgatcacaacataactggagaataaccaatctatccccagtatgacatcaaactcCGTCATatcgtataccataagattcaCCGGTAGCAACTTCCCTTGAATTACCATTAGGCAGTCTCCTAACATCCTCTTACAAaatgatacactcctagatggtgtagctaTAGACAATACttcatccatgacttgggtctccaccccacacagtttcacaaaattaatagatataaaggagtgggtcgcatattaatcaaataaaaccatagctttatttaaaagtaacatcgtagtacctgtcaccacattccccatatgctcagcatccactggagtaagCAAGTACACTCATGCCAGAGCTATGTCCGCTTGATACGTGCTTTAGGATACTTGATTACTTTTTCGATTCTAACTCAAAGAAGGTGTACCCCTTTTTGGCGCGTGACAgtcccgagccatgtgacctgactggacacagttgtagcagttacccccaaacgccTGGCAATCACCGCTATGCCACCTGTGGCAATGATCACCCaactggctcatctgagaactctcacgctcggtattttggcgGTAACCCAAGCCTctattcctcttcttccatgatccctggcaagatccagactgagaaccagaaggtactggcctcttcttcgactCTTGATCCACCACATGCTCTTGGATGCCGATCTCGACCACCGTGGCCTTATCTACCAATACCAAAAACTCTAGGATCTAAAGCATGCCCACTAGTAtgcagatgtccttcctcaggcccttctcaaaccttcgagttttctcgtactcgttcgagatcaaacacgatgcaaatcgggatagctctatataccgagtagcatacccctacaccgtcatactcccTTGAGTCAGCGCAAAAAATTCATCTGCCTTAGTGTCATGTAtagaagccgagaagtatctatcaaagaatacctccttaaaacggctccaCGTTATCTCCACAGGACCGGACCTCTACTTCTCCAGCAagctcaccacagtccaccatcaacccgcctccctagatagctagaaggtagcatagaggactctctgcctatctgtgcagtgtaaGACCTCCAGAATCATCTCgatcttctcaacccagtcctcttCTATCATTGGTTGAATCCTCCTGAGAAAGTcagaggatgcatgtgtgtgaacctctcaatggtgcaccccgcgaCGTAGGAGAGCATTCGCGTCTCCTGACACTCTGCCTAATCTCCCACAAGACCTGCCTTATCAATcctcgaggcacaaaaggagactcatcttgccgtctcctcggaaccacttcccaggtcattatccttgggcttcattcCAAAAACACAATAGATttctatcaagactcctacaaCACATACCGTTAACATAGTCATCTACGACTAaacatgttaactaccacctcacGGGTCGAGGTCTGTCCTAACACACTGACACGAATATCATCAATGGTTTTCCatggttttactgaaattgtcattccaggaaaaacacagaacaccgccaatgaggggtctagcaacaaaacaaccctcgacctactctacccatttccaacatcctatactctggtacgtACCCatagctacacctaaccaagtctacaagacctaacaacctgactttgataccaagttgtcacaccccgaacccgctaatgtgacccaagggtgaattagtaacctaactttTTCCTGtttcatacaaaacatccatacacaagacaatgaatgagggtccgacctcgtggagTTCCaagacaccctatacacatctaTTTACAATAGAATATACACAGTGgaaaatggtctttctatacacatccagtaccataccagagtctataaaaAAGTAAATCCAagtccataatacaaaacacaacccgggtgtcagccaaaaccacaaagACAACCCAATAtaatcctagtacttacccaagtgcCTCCCGCAGTACATCGACCACTATACTCccacacaaggatgctagttctggttactcgaaggacctaacaaatatgtacgtacagtaggggtgagaaacctcttaATAAGGAAGAATCAAGTTGTATCGGTGTGTGGCACTTGAGTGTTATCATGgcacaaaacatacacaattaaatgcaatttcagtattttcacaacataGTTCCaatacagtgcatacacacacacacacacacacacacacaaacataatCAAGCAACCTAGTGTCATCACACCATTTGGCCCGAAGCTGGCCTGCATTACATGGTGTCCCCGGCACATgactagtcccagactcccatggcatcgtaccaatacaaactggtggatccacacccttcggtgatcagccggtaaggctcacaccctcagttatagagccagacactcttgctaTACATGACCAGCGATTTttatatgccctcggatatagagccgaacactctttcaatatttggaacaattcggaacccagttcctattgcattttcaacaaaacacaaccatgcatgcttatataaccaaaaaaactacacccatttggtaatctaaaatcatggttttccaaacacatatagtttaaataagctaaggcacgaccatccctataacacaatatatatcacaatatatttactgTTTTCCAAcaaaaaccagggatgcaacccgttgcccccttttcccaaaactgtaatcatgaaaaacccatagttttacccattagatccctCCAAATacgtaaccaaaatgcacacaggaccgtgaaccacagttctaccgagtccgatttcaaaaataaccgacataaactaaatctccttacctttcccTTAACGGTCAATCtcgaactctacggcccctaaatAGAAAACTGAGTTCCCAAAATCTACAAAGCACCATACGTAAAACACTCACAATcctattccctacataactaccatatcaaaattgaaaaccaagccttacctcgattccaagccaaaacccgaaaatgcccaGAACAAAgatccaatccatagaacttgtagagaatccttcattgatcctcgtggtaatgttGGATCAATGATTCTCACAAcgtacgacaaagaaatctagagagaaagagagagagagagagtatccattcgagttctagagagataaagagagattttgagattttttagctgagaagtaatgaaaatggatatttatagccctttgactcgaccatcctcgtcaacaaaatggtgccttcgtcgacgaggcactgaagACACCTCGTCGATGACATGGTGACCTtatcgatgagcctgagattttcggattcccgaaacctctcagcttctcctcgttgatgagaccctgcACTTTGTCACCGAGAACTAcgaagccttcgtcgacgagctctggcttcgtcgacgaatcctgctcaattaccaatttcacccttctcttaattagttacattcatatatcacagtttgggttcttacagtcttccttcatatatattgcttgaagacccttttcttttatattttcaaagatcaaaattcctcccctttttttatttgaaaaatatttttggagaaaaatcttTTGAGTTATATTTGAAAGTCTTGGACatatattcattcatatataTTGCTCCAAAAACTTCCTGCCCTTGTGCTTATTCAAAGCTAAAATTTCTCCTCTATTcatcttgaaaatatttctttggagAAAATTGTTTTTAAGGGTTTATTGGAGGACTTGAGcttatgttcatgttcataatatatagcttgaaagcctcattgttttgaaaaacaaagttcaaatttctccaatccctttattttgaaaatcattttggagaaattatttttgggttatTCAAGTAAGGCTTAAGCATGTATTGAATCTCGTACATATATTGCTAGAAAGCCTTATTGAATTtgattttataaaggtcaatcattttaaatgaaaaccctaacttctcccaTTCATtcatttggaaatatttattgCTAGAGAATATCTATGGGTTATTCAAGAGCTTTGATCATATATTCTATTAATATATATTGACTCGAAAAGCTTCTTGAGAAAAGACTTGAGCATGTATTTTCACTCATATACTTGCCTAGAAAGCcttattgaatttaaattttaaagggtcattttagaaaagaaaaaataattttccatACTCTTatgttttacttgaaaaataatttttgagagaaaaacattactctactgagcttcatgttcaaatcatatgagagtgcatttacATCTTCatattgtacaaatcagcttttgAAAAGCATTGTAATTGTACGAAAATTTTGTTTTTCGAAACAGACCCTTCccgattcgggttgtgaaccgtggccaagtgagggtatatcacatGGAGAGGTTTGGCttcacccggttaagtgagctagggaggcTCCATCctataaggagtgtgtaacggtttggctccgcccgattaagtgagctagggggactccaccATGTAAGGAGTGTGTAGCAGTTTGACTCCACTTGGTTAAGGGAGCTAAAGGggctccaccctataaggagtgtAAATGGTTTGTActccacctggttaagtgagtagggtcagtgaaatccttggggggtttgcccaaggtgaggatgtaggcatgattgaccgaacctcgttaaaaatcttgtgtcattctctctctctctcgtttatATTTCCGGACTTTAAAtttcgcacatgtatgtttgcattcattgttataattattttaattgggATATTATTGTTGGTGAATCGGCATAATTTAATTTAaacaaaaagtttttaaaatccaattcaccccctcttgggatcgcaCCATAACTCTCAACAATCAACTTGATTCAAAtgacttttatatatatatatatatatatatatatatatatataatatacatacatacataaatacatgtatatatatttatataacatGCTTGATTGTAATtcttttaattattataaaatgcaatagtgacattttttttttcatcaatgaGTATTTCATTAAATATTGATTCATTTCTCATTAACCCATTGATACTTTTGGTCTAatgaataattattattatttttttttaaagaagggcggcacctccatttatttatggATAAACCCtaacttttggcggaggaataccgtggttataagataattaaagggagaaacaaaagacaaaccTTTAAAGGCCTCCTAAATACAACACCAACACCCAGCCAAAATAAGATtacaaatccaatcaaatcaaaacaaaacaagaacGTACAAAACAAATATCACGCAACAAACTAATGAATAAAACTTTCTCACCTTATGTGTATTGTGCAAAGAGTTGTCAAGATGATCACATTGTTTTAACATTATTGTGAAAATATAATGCAGATAGTAGGTAAGAGCCTCAATTATAAACTAGCAAcaaatttacaaaataagtaaagaaaataaaaaatttaatcagAGACACaccttttgaattttttttttttagaaaaaaacttTATGGTCATTCCACAATGTAATAAATAATCGATAGTAGGTTATTATTTTTTAGAACTTTACtattaatttcattaatttaGGTTATTTTTACTAGCAGTCATcgataatttaattattatagcACTTGGCCAAGGAAAATTTACATTTATATTTAAACACACAACtctacaattaaaaaaatattagttgTTTTGAAATTTATGGAGACACAATTATTCAATTTAAAAGTACCCTTATTTCTTTCTAAACAAATATAAGTAAATCAAAAGTCACTTCTTAACATTTcctctcactttttttttttttttatcaattctttttctaaataaaatgtaaaatttaacTTGCATTATGCATATAAACTTCTTAAATCTTAATTATTATCAAAGTTTGATATTTCAATTGTCTTCCGATATGCAATGAAGCAAACGGCAATATTGACTCAAATCTATTGTACTTGAAAATAATTTGCTATATAACTCATTTGCATATTTTTTGGCGAGTGTAAATTTGACGCATCTTGAAACATTTCATTTTTGTATTTCTATTGGTGCCTAGAAattgtattttggaaaaaaaaaaatgtcagcaaaagcaaaatttttgaaaaatatcaaACTCTATAATtgtaatttaaaagaaaaaataagatGGGTACGttttatatgaggtatgtttagttggtcTTCTTTTGTTTGATTTGATGCGTGGGGTGTTTTATTAGTTGTTATGTTCTTGTTTAGTTTTGTTTAGATTAGTGGTCCTgttttggttggatgttggtgttgttttttgaaaggtctttaattttttctatctgtaatctctcaatgcttatcttgtaaccacgttattaattcgtcaaaagtgagagtatatcaataaataaaatggaagtgccgccctcctttaaaaaaaaaaaaactcaggtGTATTCGAGTTGGATCAAGTCGATATAGTAAAATATTCAAACTCAACTCAACTTGAAAATGTAAAGTTCAAAACTCAATCGATTTCATAATTGTGAAACCCAAATTCGACTCGACTATAATTTCACGGACTCGTGCTCGACTTGATTAACTTGGAttcgattataaattaatataataaaattaaaaaacttgATTTGTTCAAAACTCGACTCGAGTGCTATTACTAAGTTCAAACTTGATTTATTAAAATACTTGAGTATCTCGTACTCGACTCATACTCAAATAGAATGGAGTCAAATTAAGTTACAAAACAAATTGAGTTTTAGTAACTTGAGAGTAAACTTGACTCAAGCtctataattataaataaaagaaaatacaaaattgAGAGATAATTTAAAGTCTTTTAAACAAACATGAGAGACCATACATACATAAAAAGACCTATCAATGTGTCAACATGCCCAAGCGACTTCTCCAAAACAGTCCATATCAATGTAACATGCCCCACTTTTTGATGGGGGAGAAGGGGCGTTGAGGATGTATTTGTCCCTAATATTTCAACACGTGtctattaaaaataatatctTGCATACATTGCACCATTTTAATACATGGACTTATTAAACATTAATTTGATATGTCATAAGTTATCATTGTCAAacaatgaaaaatcatttttatttttgaattttaatctttccaaaaaacaaaaaaactacAAAAAATCAACTTCTTTTTGAGTTttataaaagtaaaaattaataaaaatttgggCACTATTTACTTGTGGGAaataattttactttttattttcaatttttcatataatttgaaAAAAGCAACAggttttcttaatttctaaattttcacaaaaatattggaaattattttattaatattttctatatttttatattcattttaaaaattagaaaatatggtgtgattttttaattatttaaaatttttaaaaataaaaatgaaaattattttcccaactatttaaaattaaaattcaaaatgtttaaactaATGGCTCCCTAAAACTCaccaaaattacaaaaaatattataatagatAAAGACTTATAAGGAATTATTACTccacttaaaatttaaaaatcacaTCCCTTACAAGCTCAAATGATAAAGTCTAGGTTGGttcaaaatactaaagtttaatttttgagGATTAcgttttttcatttaaaataatattataatatttaagtgAAGAAGGGTAAAGAAACAGATTCATCATCTCGATTGATTCAGCGAACATTTAAAGTATGTCAGATACCAttgtttcaaaaaataattttaaattgttATTAAAATATTGGTTAAACCATATATTTTACCTATATGAACTAAATATTAACTCAAAATTTTATGAttattaaatttcaaattttacattaAAGAACTATTACTTACGAGTCTTTCTCTATTATAATAAACTACAACCAAATAATTTACACACTGTATAACTATAAACATGCATAATCATAGAGATCAAGCATGTTAATTGAATCACTCTGGATTAACAAAACGCTAATTTAATCAAAAACACCAAATTGCCTTTGTTTAATGATTGTCTCATTGTCTCTGcaataataaaatgaaaagatCTGTACTGGAATGGGATTTCAACCTTCCTCCCAAAAGCTACAAAAGACCTCGACATGCTTTTCTACAGGGTAGTGGAAATCATGTTGACTCTTCCCAGTGTATCTGCTTCGACCTCACCCCAGACCTGAAAACCCACCTTCTCCACTGTTCAATCTGGTGAGCAAAACAACCACCACCTCTCCTTCTGCCTGTTTTCTTCTCTACTTCCCATTATATGAATGCTTTCTCAGCTGATAGACTTGATTCGCGAAATGGGTTTGCTGAACTTTGAGCATTTTCAATCTGTTTGTAGCGGCAAAAACTTTAATTAGAAGAAATATTGGCCTCTGTAATCTGGGCACGCTTAGGTTGAGCTTTCAAGATTTATGCTGCGATGTCTCTGTAGTCATTTTAGTTCTGGATATTTTCATCTTAATGTGTGTTTCTGTATGCCAGTAGGGTGTTTTTCCTTTTCCGTTTGTATGGATTTTTGTTCTTTCTGATTCATAACACGGCGGTTTTCCGCAATCTTGGACCACCCTTCAGTGGAATTGTGCCCTCTTCTCTTATTTTGTTCCTAAATTTGAAATGGGTATCACAAATTTCTTACGGCTTTGACGATTCTCTGTTTTTGGGTGTTTTTAATGTTTTGATTCTCGGTGTTAATCCTTATGCTTCTACTTTTTGTggctatttcttttttaattattattttctcGAGCATTTCCAGATGTATTGGTTGGTCTCaatatcttttttatttatttttttatttgttggtGGTCTCCATATCTTGTTAGAAGCATGGAAAAGTGACAATCAAAGCTCTTTGCACGTTGTAGGATTTTACATATATCTGCTGCTTGAATTCTGTTCTGCTAATGGAGCCTTGCAGCTATAGTTCGGAAGGGAAGAGCCTTTTGTTTTCTGAAGAAATGGATTTTACTGTTGATGCTCTTTCTAGGAGTAGAAGAGTCTTAGTGGGATGGGACATGAAACAACCTAGCAGTGGATTGGAAGAAATATCAGAGAGACAAGCAGTGGAAAACATGGAATTCATGGAAGTGGGTATCCCTAACATGATGAGAAAACCACTTCCTAGTAGTCATAGTGTGGGGATTTCAGGTTGTGGGCTTAGCAGCGATCCCAGCAAGAGAGTGGTTTCTCCTACTTGTATTTCTAATTCGTACTCAATTTGTGGGGAAGAAGAGTCTGGGTCAAGGCTCTCAAATGGTGTGATGGAATCAAACAGTCAGGATTCATCACTAATTGATTTGAAGCTTGGGAGGTTGGCTGATTGCTCTGATACAAAGAACAGTAACAATTCGAGGGAGAGATCTGTGTTATCTTCTGTAGCTTCATCTTTACCAGCAAAAAGAGCCCGCACATCAAGATCAAGTGTGTACCCCCAGACTCCCTTTTGCCAAGTGCTTGGTTGTAACATGGATCTTAGCTCCTCAAAGGACTACCATAAAAGACATAAAGTTTGTGATTTTCACTCAAAGACTGCCAAAGTCATTGTTAATGGCATCGAACAAAGGTTTTGCCAGCAGTGTAGCAGGTTGGTTTTCTCCCCTGTTGTTtgcttgtttttgtttttgctttttgtAAATTCTTCCTATGGCATTTGTTTCCTTTGCTTGCTCCTATTTTTGGTAGTTATGCAGTATAACATAATCCTATCTAGGTTTGTGTTTATTTAGTTCAACATTTTGTGCATCAAATAACCTGAATGTACTGAGCACCAAGAAAGTTGCTCCAGCTCTTTGACAAGAAAAGCATGGAAAGTTTAGATAAGGCAACAAATAATGACAGCCAAAGCAAAGGAAATTGGGAATACAGTTACATAAGCCTCCCTGCAGTGAGACCCTTACAAACAGATTTTAACAGAGCACCTTTCTGCTCAAGAGTAGAGAGATCCACTCCTCATAATTTTATCTGTTACTGTCCTTCCATAAGCACCCATAAACAAAgttattttctttaaattaaCTCCGTTGGTTATTACTGCTACTACTCGTGGTATTCATATCCCAAACTTTGGAGATAACAATAACTAATTCTTGCAAAACGCAAACATTTCAATCAGCATTAGGCCAATTCTGCAATTCACTAGTAGAAAGGTTATGGAGCAAATGATAAAGTTGGCTGACAGTTCCCTTTAAAAGTAATCCAGTTTGTTATGCTACATACTAGGATTTGCATGAACATGATAACAATTTAGTAGTTTCCCTTAAAGATTCCTTCATGGGAAAATAAATCATAGAACAGCTGCTCCAATCCAAACTGTTTGAGGATTCTAATTTCCAATTTTTCAACCTGATACCTTGTCTAAACCACTAATGTTGGTTGTGATTATGATTAGAGTTGTAGAGAAATTATGAGGTTTTGTTTTTGGCTAAATTCAGTTTGGTTTTACTTGTGATACCTGTTGTGCTTCAGTTCTGCGGAAGGCACGATGGGAtcatgataatttatttataccATAATTGATATGAATATAGATTCTATTAGTTATTGCCTTTaactttcttttgtttttttctcCTGTTTATGCAGGTTCCATTTGTTGGCTGAATTTGATGATGGTAAACGTAGTTGTCGCAAACGCCTTGCTGGTCATAATGAACGTAGAAGGAAGCCTCAATTTAATAACCACTCTGGTAAACCACAAAATTTGTTTCAGTCATATCAAGGTATAAATTAttacttttttgttttttatattcTGCTTTCAGCAATTTTCATTTTTGCACAATATAATTTGGTAAATAAGCTCCAGTTCATCATCTTCCTATTCTCCCCTCTCCTACTTTGTTGACTGCATGTGTTTATTCATTTTATCACCCACTACACTACTAAGCTTTGTCTCAGCATAAAAGTTTCTATTAATGAATTGAAATCAAAGGTGATATGACAGGATATGATTAAGCTTCAGCTTTCCTACCTAGTGCTGTGAGATAAAATAGATCTGAAGTCATCTGTGATTTGGAGTTGCAAAACCTTTTGTTGGTACCTTGATACCATCTCAatccttttaaaatattttacttgATTGATGGGCTACTCTAGAGTTAGTGATTTACCCTTCAATTCCTAATCTCTTCTTGTTGATTTACTTTGTTCCAAGCAGATTTTCTATATTGTCATATTTATTGTGCGTCTCTTCTTCTGTCCAAAAATTTGTTTGTTTTTCTGTCCAAGATTTTAATGCACCTTTTAAATTATCAGGGAACCATTCTTTTTGGACCTTCATTTCTGACACTTTAAATCGTTTTTGGTAGTTGATGCTTGGACACCAAAACTTTTACATAAGCATCATTTTACTTTATGAATCATATGATTACATAAACACCCCATGATTTTTTCAAAACATCAATGCActttcataaaaaattaaaagtgaAATCAAGAGCAACAAAATGATTATATATTTAAGTTTTTACTGCAATGCAAGATACCAAGATCACGACCTTACTTGAACAGGATCTGTTCTATGGGTTCATACCTCTGTGTCCTTGAATACTAAGGAGACAGGAATCAAAGTCTGGTGGATGAATTATGACCGTGTGATCAGAGCGTGATTAATGGTTGCACGATCAGCCTGATCGTTGCGGCTGCAGAGCCTAATTAAAAAAGATACCAAGATCAATTTAATagccctttttctttttttttttatgaacctTTTTGACGGGGCCTTGCTGAGCAAGGAAGTTTTCCTATTTAGAAACTCTTTT
It contains:
- the LOC131154273 gene encoding squamosa promoter-binding-like protein 6: MEPCSYSSEGKSLLFSEEMDFTVDALSRSRRVLVGWDMKQPSSGLEEISERQAVENMEFMEVGIPNMMRKPLPSSHSVGISGCGLSSDPSKRVVSPTCISNSYSICGEEESGSRLSNGVMESNSQDSSLIDLKLGRLADCSDTKNSNNSRERSVLSSVASSLPAKRARTSRSSVYPQTPFCQVLGCNMDLSSSKDYHKRHKVCDFHSKTAKVIVNGIEQRFCQQCSRFHLLAEFDDGKRSCRKRLAGHNERRRKPQFNNHSGKPQNLFQSYQGNGLLGPSLPRRASFVFPDILPDTVLCPERHTQGNCSRQVKLEDKPSFCPELAMPMSYRQQLPKPFFHLHGVGKLYPSGIPPLETKDFSVFNAASTVQELSGASNSSCALSLLSAESQSLATHCAGIPVTDPLIIQDTHAHYGMGQNSEKPLGVSFLEKCASNGFYSSGVHSMEVDQVGPITHSDAANAIDFEVHGTLQGLSFLKTKYCLSNEHGPTVDLLQLSTHLQRVEQQKNSMLVKQENDNFCCI